One window of Quercus robur chromosome 5, dhQueRobu3.1, whole genome shotgun sequence genomic DNA carries:
- the LOC126725856 gene encoding probable WRKY transcription factor 40, giving the protein MDYSSWRSTCLDLNVNVASVPNEEMESNFIDFEKKLSVKQETGALVEELNRVSAENRKLTEMLTVMCENYNDLRSQLMDYMSKNPEKELSPSRKRKSESSNNISNNANGINGNSESSSTDDESCKKPREGTIKAKISRSCVKTEASDTSLVVKDGYQWRKYGQKVTRDNPCPRAYFKCSFAPSCPVKKKVQRSVEDQSILVATYEGEHNHPHPSQLEATSGSNRCVTLASLPCSASLSSSGPTLTLELTKSKSSTNDIKPSKPKIDSPEIKQFLVEQMASSLTKDPNFTAALAAAISGRMLHQGQTEKW; this is encoded by the exons ATGGATTATTCTTCATGGAGAAGTACTTGCTTGGATCTTAATGTTAATGTTGCTTCTGTACCG AACGAAGAGATGGAAAGCAATTTTATAGACTTTGAAAAGAAGCTCTCAGTTAAACAAGAG ACTGGTGCTTTGGTGGAGGAATTGAATCGAGTGAGTGCAGAAAATAGGAAGCTAACTGAAATGCTAACAGTGATGTGTGAGAACTACAACGATTTGCGAAGCCAGTTGATGGATTATATGAGCAAGAACCCCGAAAAGGAGCTTAGCCCCTCAAGGAAAAGGAAGTCTGAAAGTAGTAACAACATTAGTAATAATGCCAATGGAATTAATGGCAACTCAGAGAGCAGCTCAACTGATGATGAATCATGCAAGAAACCTAGAGAAGGGACAATCAAGGCAAAAATCTCAAGGTCTTGTGTCAAGACTGAAGCATCTGATACTAGCCTT GTTGTGAAGGATGGATATCAATGGAGGAAATATGGACAGAAGGTCACCAGAGATAATCCCTGTCCTAGAGCTTACTTCAAATGCTCTTTTGCTCCAAGCTGCCCCGTCAAAAAGAAG GTACAAAGAAGTGTGGAAGACCAATCAATTTTGGTTGCAACCTATGAAGGTGAGCACAACCATCCCCATCCTTCTCAACTTGAGGCAACATCAGGCTCCAACCGCTGTGTGACCCTTGCATCACTCCCCTGCTCAGCCTCTCTCAGCTCATCTGGACCAACGCTCACTCTTGAGTTGACAAAATCTAAGTCCAGTACTAATGACATCAAaccatcaaaacccaaaattgaTTCACCAGAAATCAAGCAGTTCTTGGTGGAACAGATGGCTTCATCCTTGACAAAAGATCCCAATTTCACAGCAGCACTTGCGGCAGCCATCTCAGGAAGAATGTTACACCAAGGTCAAACTGAAAAATGGTGA